A section of the Dehalobacter sp. DCM genome encodes:
- a CDS encoding response regulator transcription factor, with protein MSKKILVVEDEEAISRLISYNLKKEGYDVTVSADGINGLAKIRSEKPDLLILDIMLPGIDGYEICQTVRRENSALPVIMLSARADEVDRVLGLELGGDDYLTKPFSPRELIARVRALLRRTQNLRDTLDHDIFTIGGLSVDFSAREIKVDNQTVPLTPKEFELLEFLIRNKGKVVSRDQLLDRVWNYDFAGDTRIVDVHVSRLREKIEPDPKNPTYIQTVRGVGYRFKERH; from the coding sequence ATGAGCAAGAAAATTCTGGTCGTGGAAGATGAAGAGGCGATAAGCCGGCTGATCAGTTATAATCTGAAGAAGGAAGGATATGACGTAACCGTTTCAGCGGATGGCATCAATGGCCTCGCTAAAATCAGGTCGGAAAAACCGGACCTGCTTATTCTGGATATTATGCTTCCGGGGATAGATGGTTATGAAATTTGTCAAACTGTCCGAAGAGAGAACAGCGCACTTCCGGTGATCATGCTATCCGCGCGGGCGGATGAGGTCGACCGGGTTCTCGGCCTGGAGCTGGGCGGAGACGACTACTTGACGAAACCCTTCAGTCCCAGAGAATTGATTGCCCGGGTCCGTGCCTTGCTGCGTCGGACACAGAACCTGCGGGATACACTGGACCATGATATCTTTACGATCGGCGGGCTGTCTGTGGATTTTTCCGCTCGTGAAATCAAGGTGGATAATCAGACCGTACCGCTCACACCGAAAGAATTTGAACTGCTTGAGTTTCTGATCCGCAATAAAGGAAAAGTTGTCAGCAGGGATCAACTTCTGGACCGGGTTTGGAATTACGATTTTGCCGGAGATACTCGAATCGTCGATGTCCACGTCAGCCGGCTTCGGGAAAAAATTGAACCCGATCCCAAAAATCCAACGTACATTCAGACCGTTCGCGGTGTCGGCTACCGCTTTAAGGAGCGTCATTAA
- a CDS encoding response regulator transcription factor → MARILIVEDEVNIAELVKYNLIKSGYSADYEVNGNTAYERILAEKPDAVILDRMLPEMDGLEICRLLRQNEDTRLLPIIMITARSEEIDRIVGLEVGADDYVTKPFSVKELVARVKAHLRRTTWIEQESAQENKLIRGGLTIYPEKYEAKLGEKMLDLTTKEFQLLYLLAQNEGKCITRERILDSIWGYQYHGDTRTVDVHIRHLRQKIELEPATIAIETMRGVGYRFKSRYAR, encoded by the coding sequence ATGGCTAGAATACTCATAGTGGAAGATGAAGTCAATATTGCGGAGCTGGTTAAATACAATTTAATCAAATCCGGTTATAGCGCCGACTATGAAGTCAACGGGAATACAGCATATGAGCGTATTCTTGCGGAAAAGCCCGATGCCGTAATTTTGGACCGCATGCTTCCCGAAATGGACGGGCTGGAAATATGCCGTCTATTACGTCAGAATGAGGATACCCGTTTGCTGCCCATTATCATGATTACCGCACGCAGCGAAGAAATCGATCGCATCGTCGGCCTGGAGGTCGGTGCCGATGACTATGTGACTAAACCCTTCAGCGTCAAGGAGCTCGTAGCCAGGGTAAAAGCCCATTTGCGAAGAACGACCTGGATCGAGCAGGAAAGCGCCCAGGAAAATAAGCTTATCCGCGGCGGATTAACCATCTATCCGGAGAAATACGAAGCAAAGCTGGGCGAAAAAATGCTGGATCTGACAACCAAAGAATTTCAGCTCCTTTATTTACTCGCCCAAAATGAAGGGAAATGTATTACAAGAGAACGGATTCTTGATAGTATCTGGGGGTATCAGTATCACGGCGACACCCGGACGGTGGACGTCCACATCCGCCACCTGAGACAGAAAATCGAATTAGAACCGGCCACTATCGCAATAGAGACAATGCGCGGTGTGGGTTACCGGTTTAAAAGCCGGTACGCGCGCTGA
- the pnpS gene encoding two-component system histidine kinase PnpS: MLKSLKMKFSLGFITLVVLSVLASGIYLITVLDKYFMDNLQDKLLAEAKLIREMVEGEFGTASMAAGLGSMANDLGKVTNTRVTLIDADGVVLGDSQEDPALMENHRNRPEVQQAIREGVGIAERESATLNTSMMYLALPVEKDGEIEGFVRLALPITEITTALSRLWTMLITGLLIATVIAGLLGYTLSQRLTKPIQEMTAAAQRIAGGDFSLRTYTTQKDEIGILGQALNQMAEQLKETIDEVSAGKSKLETVLANMVSGVIFLKEDEKIDLINPAAMKILQVDSANVSNRHQVEIIGNYQLSSLIEKALQTHTAVKEELLILSPQEKNIEINITPIFGKHGSDIGAVVVLHDITDFRKLERMRSDFVANVSHELKTPVTSLKGYAETLLDGALDDPDTAREFVGIILTESERLRLLIDDLLELSRIESAADPIQWQQIDVSALLCSVAKKFRPQLEARQSTLEIVSPDNLPAAWGDYTMVDQVVTNLVDNAIKYSPAGGKIRLAVSEQAEGILFEVIDSGPGIPEHDVPRIFERFYRVDKGRNRKQGGTGLGLAIVKHILETHGTRINVESTLGRGSRFYFTLPKR, translated from the coding sequence ATGTTGAAAAGTCTGAAAATGAAATTTTCATTAGGCTTTATCACACTGGTGGTATTGTCCGTGCTGGCCTCGGGCATATACCTGATCACGGTGCTGGATAAGTATTTTATGGATAACTTGCAGGATAAACTGCTGGCTGAAGCCAAGCTGATCCGGGAAATGGTTGAGGGCGAATTCGGCACGGCTTCAATGGCTGCGGGCTTGGGGAGCATGGCCAATGACCTGGGAAAGGTGACAAACACCCGGGTCACACTGATCGATGCTGACGGTGTTGTTCTTGGTGATTCACAGGAGGATCCTGCGCTGATGGAAAATCACCGCAACCGGCCGGAAGTACAGCAGGCCATCCGTGAAGGTGTCGGCATTGCTGAGCGCGAAAGTGCGACCCTGAATACGTCCATGATGTATCTGGCGTTACCGGTGGAGAAGGATGGGGAAATTGAAGGGTTTGTCCGCTTGGCGCTGCCAATAACCGAAATAACCACCGCGCTGTCCCGATTATGGACCATGCTGATTACAGGTTTATTAATCGCCACAGTCATTGCCGGCTTATTAGGGTACACACTGTCGCAGCGGCTGACAAAGCCCATTCAGGAAATGACCGCAGCAGCCCAACGGATTGCAGGCGGTGATTTCAGTCTGCGTACCTATACGACCCAAAAGGATGAGATCGGCATACTTGGCCAGGCCTTAAACCAAATGGCAGAGCAATTAAAAGAAACCATTGATGAGGTTTCTGCCGGAAAAAGCAAACTGGAAACCGTGCTTGCCAATATGGTCAGCGGCGTGATTTTCCTTAAGGAAGATGAAAAAATCGATCTGATTAATCCGGCCGCCATGAAAATTTTACAGGTTGACTCCGCCAATGTCAGCAACCGCCATCAAGTAGAAATCATCGGGAATTATCAATTAAGCTCTCTGATTGAAAAAGCATTGCAAACGCATACGGCGGTGAAAGAAGAATTATTGATCCTGTCCCCCCAGGAAAAAAATATTGAAATTAACATCACACCGATCTTTGGCAAGCATGGCAGTGATATCGGCGCCGTCGTGGTTCTGCACGATATTACCGATTTTCGCAAACTGGAACGGATGCGCAGTGATTTCGTCGCCAATGTCTCCCACGAATTAAAGACCCCGGTCACGTCCCTGAAAGGATATGCGGAAACATTGCTTGACGGCGCACTGGATGATCCGGATACGGCCCGGGAATTTGTGGGGATCATTCTTACCGAATCGGAACGGCTCCGGCTGCTGATTGATGATCTGCTGGAATTATCACGGATCGAATCCGCTGCGGATCCCATTCAGTGGCAGCAGATTGATGTCAGCGCGCTGCTTTGTTCGGTTGCAAAAAAATTCCGTCCTCAGCTGGAAGCCCGGCAAAGCACGCTGGAAATAGTCTCTCCTGATAATCTGCCCGCCGCCTGGGGAGATTACACGATGGTCGATCAGGTGGTAACAAATTTAGTTGATAATGCAATTAAATATTCTCCCGCAGGAGGAAAAATCAGGCTTGCCGTATCCGAACAAGCCGAAGGAATCCTGTTTGAGGTGATCGATTCCGGTCCGGGTATCCCAGAGCATGACGTTCCCCGAATTTTTGAACGGTTCTATCGTGTGGATAAAGGCCGAAACCGCAAGCAGGGGGGAACCGGTCTGGGACTGGCAATTGTCAAGCATATTCTGGAGACCCACGGAACACGGATAAACGTAGAAAGTACCCTCGGCCGCGGTTCGCGTTTCTACTTCACGCTGCCGAAACGATAA
- a CDS encoding DUF5652 family protein, with product MEAISQLLLQPYSYLIYMAIAWALLWKGIALWYAARCGQLAWFIVLFLANTVSILEIIYVVFFRREIDETENDDQCC from the coding sequence ATGGAAGCTATCAGCCAGTTGTTGCTGCAGCCCTATAGCTACCTGATCTATATGGCCATTGCCTGGGCGCTTCTCTGGAAAGGCATCGCCCTGTGGTATGCGGCCCGCTGCGGACAGTTAGCTTGGTTTATCGTTCTTTTTTTGGCGAATACCGTCAGCATCCTGGAAATTATTTATGTTGTTTTCTTCAGAAGAGAAATAGACGAAACAGAAAATGACGACCAATGCTGTTAA
- a CDS encoding PhoH family protein, producing MKKTYILDTSVLLHDPEAIYNFEENDLIIPYAVLEELENKKRQLDDVGRLARQTIRILDNLREKGKLAKGVSLPEGGKLKIEINHCSGESLPLLSDPSLPDNRILAVTLNLSKETKKPVILVTKDIAMRVKADALNLRTQDYYNDKVSLKPENSDLSRITIEDLELSKLYQKKMILLPTPVLPNSCLHAVLTDESEIPLLASADGESAILANPHDQISWGITPKNTEQTWALALLNNPQVKLVSLMGPAGTGKTLLTLAAALEQTVHQERYTRIICARPIIPFGKDIGFLPGEKEQKVRPYMQPFYDNLEFLMTPKDKMQEKNIESYIDSAIELLKKKNLLEIEVLTYIRGRSIPNQFFIIDEAQNLSAHEIKTIITRAGEDTKIVLCGDPDQIDHPYLDKQSNGLAYVASRLKGQPFYGQVYLTKGERSELATRASLLL from the coding sequence TTGAAAAAAACATATATACTGGATACGAGTGTTCTGCTTCATGACCCCGAAGCGATCTATAACTTTGAGGAAAACGACCTGATCATTCCTTACGCCGTGCTGGAAGAACTGGAAAATAAGAAAAGGCAGCTCGATGACGTCGGAAGGCTAGCCCGCCAAACGATACGCATATTGGACAACCTCAGGGAAAAAGGAAAGCTCGCCAAAGGCGTTAGCTTGCCCGAAGGGGGAAAACTCAAAATCGAGATCAATCATTGTTCCGGTGAGTCACTGCCACTTCTCTCCGACCCGAGCTTACCCGATAACCGGATTCTTGCTGTTACCTTGAACCTAAGCAAAGAAACAAAGAAACCCGTTATACTTGTAACCAAAGATATCGCCATGCGTGTCAAGGCAGATGCGTTAAACCTTCGGACCCAAGATTATTATAATGATAAGGTATCTCTTAAGCCTGAAAACAGCGACCTTTCGAGAATCACTATCGAGGATCTCGAATTAAGCAAGCTTTATCAAAAGAAAATGATTTTACTCCCCACACCCGTTCTGCCAAACAGCTGCCTGCATGCCGTACTTACAGATGAAAGTGAAATCCCACTACTGGCCTCTGCAGACGGCGAAAGTGCTATCCTAGCCAATCCTCATGACCAAATATCCTGGGGTATCACACCAAAAAACACTGAACAGACATGGGCTTTAGCTTTGCTGAACAACCCGCAAGTCAAGCTGGTGTCATTAATGGGACCGGCAGGAACGGGCAAAACACTGCTTACACTGGCTGCAGCCTTGGAACAAACTGTCCATCAGGAGCGCTACACCCGAATAATCTGCGCACGACCGATTATTCCCTTTGGCAAAGATATCGGTTTTCTGCCAGGCGAAAAAGAACAAAAAGTCCGTCCGTATATGCAGCCGTTTTATGACAATTTGGAATTTCTTATGACGCCTAAGGACAAGATGCAGGAAAAAAATATCGAATCCTATATTGACAGTGCTATTGAATTGTTAAAGAAGAAAAATCTCCTGGAAATCGAGGTATTGACATATATACGAGGCCGAAGCATTCCCAATCAGTTTTTCATTATCGATGAAGCCCAGAATCTTTCCGCACATGAAATTAAGACGATTATCACCCGGGCGGGAGAAGACACAAAAATAGTACTTTGCGGTGATCCGGATCAAATTGACCACCCCTATCTTGATAAACAAAGCAACGGACTGGCTTATGTTGCCTCCCGACTTAAAGGACAGCCTTTTTATGGGCAGGTTTACTTAACCAAAGGAGAACGAAGCGAATTAGCGACACGAGCTTCCTTATTACTATAA